One window of the Lytechinus variegatus isolate NC3 chromosome 3, Lvar_3.0, whole genome shotgun sequence genome contains the following:
- the LOC121410575 gene encoding thrombospondin-2-like, producing MMKLKGLFSFLLLLGISSMVSSMLVLDTDDLGWSEWGECSRRCGGGSQSRNVICDEGIEPQLCSYLKRSIPRRQLRQERECNTHPCEVRGTWSAWSEWHTCSATCGSSAFKMRTRSCNDDNDTPLGSWNCNGLTYEWRQCEGLPMCPSNDQSNDLTSHEYELHSFSSFQSYNKISQVEELPVPSWSESSYDV from the exons ATGATGAAGTTGAAAGGTTTATTCTCTTTCCTGCTTTTATTAG GAATTAGTAGCATGGTGTCGAGTATGTTAGTGCTCGATACAGATGATTTGGGATGGAGCGAGTGGGGAGAGTGCTCGCGAAGGTGTGGCGGTGGTAGTCAGTCTCGCAATGTCATCTGTGATGAGGGAATCGAACCACAACTGTGTTCTTACCTCAAGAGGTCCATTCCCAGAAGGCAACTGAGGCAGGAGCGAGAGTGTAACACGCACCCATGCGAAG TGAGAGGAACGTGGAGTGCGTGGAGTGAATGGCATACCTGCTCTGCGACCTGTGGGTCATCAGCTTTTAAGATGAGAACAAGGTCCTGTAACGATGACAACGATACCCCACTAGGTTCATGGAACTGTAATGGCTTGACCTACGAGTGGCGTCAGTGCGAGGGTTTGCCAATGTGTCCTAGCAACGATCAAAGTAATGATCTGACGTCACACG AATATGAACTCCACTCATTCAGTTCTTTCCAGAGCTACAACAAGATCTCTCAG